A window from Gemmatimonadales bacterium encodes these proteins:
- a CDS encoding DUF4331 family protein, with translation MQLSTFGLRVRRLALAAAAAALTLAAAGCSDDGNTGPATPRMFNQVQRLGNPLVSEVLLSKRSHATHGTIGPDEDGTLVAPEVVDFLTTVAGRDPAYINAIAPALIPDMLIVDTSKDPSTATWLSTTLSAGWGGRKLQDDVVDLALTAVFGSALGDAAHATPQLTTDNLAFDSPAVTTSFPYLAPPN, from the coding sequence ATGCAGCTCAGCACTTTCGGCCTCCGCGTGCGTCGTCTGGCGCTCGCCGCGGCTGCCGCGGCATTGACCCTGGCCGCCGCCGGTTGCAGCGACGACGGCAATACCGGGCCGGCCACACCGCGCATGTTCAACCAGGTCCAACGCCTCGGCAACCCGCTGGTGAGCGAGGTGCTCCTGTCGAAGCGCAGCCATGCCACCCACGGCACCATCGGTCCCGACGAAGATGGCACCCTGGTGGCGCCCGAAGTCGTCGACTTCCTGACCACCGTGGCCGGACGCGATCCAGCATACATCAACGCCATCGCTCCGGCGCTGATTCCGGACATGTTGATCGTGGATACCAGTAAGGATCCATCCACGGCCACCTGGCTCTCCACCACGCTCTCGGCCGGTTGGGGTGGCCGCAAGCTGCAGGACGATGTGGTGGATCTGGCGCTCACCGCGGTGTTCGGCTCGGCCTTGGGCGATGCGGCCCACGCCACGCCGCAGCTCACCACCGACAATCTCGCCTTCGACTCGCCCGCAGTCACCACCAGCTTCCCCTATCTCGCGCCGCCCAACTGA
- a CDS encoding HupE/UreJ family protein, whose protein sequence is MSELFVFVHLGFRHITDPAALDHILFLLALAAIYRGRDWRDSLWVITAFTLGHSITLALAVTGALRLPTPLIEFLIPLTIVATGVENILVRHRAQAPLRGRYRPVFAGGFGLVHGAGFANYLRSLFTGSIAIPLFGFNAGIELGQLIVLAIAGLGLAGLDGVIARLRLPGDRPSSHRLRVVAVSTVVVLVAAQMAVARRPW, encoded by the coding sequence ATGTCCGAGCTCTTCGTCTTCGTCCATCTCGGCTTCCGCCACATCACCGATCCGGCGGCGCTGGACCACATCCTCTTCCTGCTGGCCCTGGCCGCCATCTATCGCGGCCGCGACTGGCGGGACAGCCTCTGGGTGATCACGGCCTTCACCCTGGGTCACTCCATCACGCTGGCGCTGGCGGTGACGGGCGCACTGCGGCTGCCAACCCCGCTGATCGAGTTTCTCATCCCGCTCACCATCGTGGCCACGGGAGTCGAGAACATTTTGGTGCGGCACCGGGCCCAGGCGCCGCTCCGAGGCCGATACCGCCCGGTCTTCGCGGGGGGCTTCGGGCTGGTGCACGGGGCCGGGTTCGCCAACTACCTGCGCAGCCTGTTCACCGGCTCGATCGCCATTCCCCTGTTCGGGTTCAACGCCGGGATCGAGTTGGGCCAACTCATCGTGCTGGCCATCGCGGGCCTCGGGCTCGCCGGACTCGACGGAGTCATCGCCCGGCTCCGCCTGCCCGGCGACAGGCCCTCGTCGCACCGGCTGCGGGTCGTGGCAGTCTCGACCGTCGTCGTCTTGGTGGCGGCGCAGATGGCCGTCGCTCGCCGACCGTGGTAA
- a CDS encoding DUF6702 family protein, whose translation MSTPALLLGTALWLLPTPARHPMHTAVTEIVYQAISASATIRVRVFLDDLTTAVGRPPGTPVGDSAMARYVTAGLTVTDGTGRRLPLRWEGSEQTGDVMLLRLTAAAPAGLDGGSVGSRLLTERFEDQVNIVRVSWSGRTRTLLFTRGEAAKPLD comes from the coding sequence ATGAGTACGCCGGCACTGCTCCTGGGTACGGCGCTGTGGCTGCTGCCGACACCCGCGCGTCACCCGATGCACACGGCGGTCACCGAGATCGTGTACCAGGCCATCAGCGCCTCGGCGACCATCCGGGTTCGGGTGTTCCTGGACGACCTCACCACGGCCGTCGGCAGACCACCCGGTACGCCCGTCGGTGATTCGGCGATGGCTCGATACGTGACGGCCGGCCTGACCGTCACCGACGGAACAGGAAGGCGTCTGCCGCTCCGCTGGGAGGGCTCCGAGCAGACCGGAGACGTCATGCTGCTCCGCCTCACTGCGGCGGCCCCGGCGGGGCTCGACGGCGGGTCGGTGGGCAGCAGGCTGCTCACCGAGCGGTTCGAGGACCAGGTCAACATCGTACGGGTCAGCTGGAGCGGCCGCACCAGGACACTGCTCTTCACCCGGGGCGAGGCGGCGAAGCCGCTTGACTGA
- a CDS encoding sigma-70 family RNA polymerase sigma factor, producing the protein MFSQAAASPASADGDLIVQVAGGDERAIATLYERYGGVLYAVAYRIVGQRADAEEVVIEAFAQAWREAPRFASERGSVAGWLTMIARSRALDTVRARSRRDRLTASAAADRTGLSPAMGAWHSDPAGVVDHAERRAKVREALESLSPPQRQAIELAYFEGLSQSEIAERLQEPLGTIKTRVRLAMQKLRESLRPFYFERGT; encoded by the coding sequence ATGTTTAGCCAGGCAGCCGCATCGCCCGCGTCGGCCGACGGCGATCTGATCGTCCAGGTGGCCGGCGGCGACGAGCGGGCCATCGCGACGCTCTACGAACGCTACGGCGGCGTGCTCTACGCGGTGGCGTACCGCATCGTGGGGCAACGGGCGGACGCCGAGGAGGTCGTGATCGAGGCCTTCGCGCAGGCCTGGCGCGAGGCCCCGCGCTTCGCGTCGGAGCGGGGATCGGTGGCGGGCTGGCTCACCATGATCGCCCGGAGCCGGGCGCTGGATACCGTACGCGCCCGATCACGCCGCGACCGCCTCACCGCCTCCGCCGCGGCCGATCGAACCGGCCTCTCCCCCGCGATGGGCGCGTGGCATTCTGACCCCGCCGGCGTGGTCGACCATGCCGAGCGTCGGGCCAAGGTGAGGGAGGCGCTGGAGTCGCTCTCGCCGCCGCAGCGCCAGGCCATCGAGCTGGCCTACTTCGAAGGCCTCTCGCAGTCGGAAATCGCCGAACGGCTCCAGGAGCCGCTGGGCACCATCAAGACGCGAGTGCGCCTCGCCATGCAGAAGCTGCGCGAGTCCCTGCGGCCCTTTTATTTCGAGCGTGGCACATGA
- a CDS encoding anti-sigma factor, translated as MSRPDQDALLDLAPAYALGALSAEEAQRFEAYLATSPEAQREVAEYREIGALLALSEAEARPAPDLGSRVLARVSEQKTTTLAARRPAATPGRPAPLLWGALAASLIAAAGLGAGLISLRGRVDALRTELAAREQTLSERERLLRARDATLNAILEPGVKLFQLTSSGDPEPLIQLFWDQRHNVAILHGFQLRSVPPGRAYQLWFVKDGKPVPSITFQPESSGKAKVERIPVPTGGTLSAAAITVEPESGSSQPTSPILLVGPLQQKS; from the coding sequence ATGAGCCGCCCCGACCAGGACGCCCTGCTGGACCTGGCACCCGCCTACGCCCTCGGCGCGCTCTCCGCCGAGGAGGCGCAGCGGTTCGAGGCCTACCTCGCCACCTCGCCGGAGGCGCAACGCGAGGTCGCCGAGTACCGCGAGATCGGCGCGCTGCTGGCGCTTTCCGAAGCGGAGGCCCGCCCGGCACCCGATCTGGGGAGCCGGGTCCTCGCGCGGGTCAGCGAGCAGAAGACGACCACGTTGGCTGCCCGCCGGCCGGCCGCGACCCCCGGCCGGCCGGCCCCGCTGCTCTGGGGCGCTCTCGCGGCGAGCCTCATCGCCGCGGCTGGCCTGGGTGCGGGGTTGATCTCGCTCCGCGGACGGGTGGATGCGCTGCGGACCGAGCTTGCGGCGCGAGAGCAGACCTTGAGCGAGCGCGAGCGTCTGCTCCGGGCGCGCGATGCCACGCTCAATGCGATCCTCGAGCCCGGGGTGAAGCTCTTCCAGCTCACCTCCAGCGGCGATCCGGAGCCGCTGATCCAGCTCTTCTGGGACCAGCGGCACAACGTAGCCATCCTGCACGGATTCCAGCTCAGGAGTGTGCCGCCAGGCCGGGCCTATCAGCTCTGGTTCGTCAAGGACGGCAAGCCGGTGCCCTCGATCACCTTCCAGCCCGAATCGAGCGGCAAGGCCAAGGTGGAGCGGATCCCGGTCCCCACCGGCGGTACGCTGAGCGCGGCGGCGATCACCGTCGAGCCCGAGTCCGGGTCGTCCCAGCCGACCTCGCCCATCCTGCTCGTGGGACCGCTGCAGCAGAAGTCCTGA